The proteins below are encoded in one region of Phaseolus vulgaris cultivar G19833 chromosome 1, P. vulgaris v2.0, whole genome shotgun sequence:
- the LOC137814436 gene encoding uncharacterized protein: MEKKNFLCTIEEMDSLWFHRLIFFSQPSPTASVLSLPSPPDEEKLIPTSESVCCSSSILSSSPPPDEETSTDESASLEKPLSSESISVLLQDGSINNEEKTKERLARMDLLLGDKTRSHSSSPSTQNRHRKLRNPVTCARKLQKSESCRTLGELELDEVKGFMDLGFTFNKEYLSPRMMSVVPGLQRLGVMNGKETVEGDYIEADEDEGKRDIMRPYLSEAWLIKRPDSPLLNLKIPKRCSSANMKKHLRFWAKTVASEIHQK; encoded by the exons atggaaaaaaaaaactttctatgCACTATAGAAGAAATGGATAGTCTTTGGTTTCACAGACTCATTTTTTTCTCACAACCAAGTCCAACAGCCTCAGTTCTTTCCTTACCATCTCCACCAGATGAAGAAAAACTTATTCCCACATCAGAATCTGTGTGTTGCTCATCCTCCATTCTTTCTTCATCACCTCCACCAGATGAAGAAACTTCAACGGATGAATCAGCTTCTTTAGAGAAACCACTCTCTTCAGAGTCAATATCTGTGCTTCTTCAG GATGGATCAATCAAcaatgaagaaaaaacaaaggAAAGATTGGCTAGAATGGACCTTTTGTTGGGTGACAAAACTCGTTCACACTCATCCTCACCATCAACTCAAAACCGTCACAGAAAATTGAGGAATCCAGTTACTTGTGCAAGGAAACTGCAGAAATCCGAAAGCTGCAGAACACTTGGGGAACTAGAACTTGATGAAGTAAAGGGTTTCATGGATCTTGGTTTCACATTCAACAAAGAATATCTAAGCCCAAGAATGATGAGCGTTGTTCCCGGCTTGCAGAGACTTGGTGTAATGAATGGCAAAGAAACGGTTGAAGGAGATTATATTGAAGCAGATGAAGATGAAGGAAAGAGAGATATCATGAGACCATATTTATCAGAGGCTTGGCTTATAAAAAGACCAGATTCACCGCTACTAAACTTAAAAATTCCCAAACGCTGTTCATCTGCAAATATGAAGAAACATCTTCGTTTCTGGGCTAAAACTGTGGCTTCAGAAATCCACCAAAAATGA
- the LOC137814435 gene encoding LOW QUALITY PROTEIN: MLO-like protein 3 (The sequence of the model RefSeq protein was modified relative to this genomic sequence to represent the inferred CDS: deleted 1 base in 1 codon) produces MNMATAPGYSLQHTPTWAIATVSFILISISIILEHLIHLIIKWLRKHRKSDLVEAIERLQSELMILGFMSLLLTITQDAIIEICIPVRAADTMLPCRKRTTTNDTAILDSCSAKNASEVALVSKHGIHQLHMFIFVLAVMQIVYSFLTVSLARAKMKNWKAWDEETQTMEYEIANDPNRFRYARQTTFGRRHISTSTASPVFVWIKCFFRQFFHSVEKVDYLTLRHGFISAHFSARNSNFDFQAYIEQSLEEDFRIIVSISPVMWFTVVIFLLVDVHGWHVYLWLSYVPLFLVLVVGAKLEVIVDEMALQMKDVNSVTKGTPLVCPSDDYFWFGHPGFVLTLLHYTLFVNAFELAFFVWVSTQFGINSCYHEHRTFTIIRVVIAVAVQVLCSYVTLPLYALVAQMGSEVKSKALAKILRQWHVEVRERRRKQLKLVKSFSFRRMNMSSEWSQGNKSAPEFSSELRENTRSSNEGEIVEELEHEGKTEATSSNDPPSVV; encoded by the exons ATGAACATGGCAACAGCACCCGGATATTCTCTACAACACACTCCAACATGGGCAATCGCCACTGTTTCCTTCATTCTTATCTCAATCTCAATCATCTTGGAGCATCTCATTCATCTTATAATCAAA TGGTTGAGGAAACACAGGAAGAGCGATTTGGTCGAAGCAATAGAGAGGCTTCAATCAG AGTTAATGATCTTAGGATTCATGTCGCTTTTGTTAACAATAACTCAAGACGCCATAATAGAAATCTGCATTCCAGTGAGGGCTGCAGATACTATGCTTCCATGTCGAAAACGTACTACTACCAATGATACTGCAATTTTGGATTCTTGCAGTGCCAAAAAT GCCAGTGAGGTTGCTTTAGTGTCAAAACATGGAATCCATCAACTTCAcatgtttatttttgttctgGCTGTCATGCAAATTGTGTACAGTTTTCTCACAGTTTCTCTGGCAAGGGCTAAG ATGAAGAACTGGAAAGCTTGGGATGAAGAGACTCAAACAATGGAATATGAAATTGCCAACG ACCCTAATAGATTCAGATACGCAAGGCAAACAACATTCGGAAGACGCCACATATCTACTAGTACGGCATCACCAGTGTTTGTTTGGATT AAATGTTTTTTCAGACAGTTCTTTCATTCAGTAGAAAAAGTTGATTACCTCACCCTCAGGCATGGTTTCATATCA GCTCACTTTTCAGCAAGAAACAGCAACTTCGATTTCCAAGCTTACATTGAACAGTCACTAGAGGAAGATTTCAGAATCATAGTGAGCATTAG CCCTGTGATGTGGTTCACTGTTGTTATTTTTTTGCTCGTGGATGTACACG GTTGGCACGTATATCTCTGGTTATCCTATGTTCCCCTCTTC CTGGTTCTGGTTGTGGGAGCTAAACTTGAAGTCATTGTCGATGAAATGGCTCTTCAGATGAAAGATGTCAACAGTGTAACCAAAGGGACCCCACTTGTTTGTCCAAGTGACGACTACTTCTGGTTTGGCCATCCAGGATTTGTGTTAACACTTCTACATTACACTTTATTCGTG AATGCATTCGAACTTGCCTTCTTCGTATGGGTATCA ACACAGTTTGGAATAAATTCTTGCTACCACGAACACAGAACATTTACAATCATAAGGGTGGTGATAGC GGTGGCAGTTCAAGTCCTATGCAGCTATGTTACTCTTCCCCTCTATGCACTAGTGGCACAG ATGGGATCAGAAGTGAAGAGCAAAGCTTTGGCTAAAATTCTGAGGCAGTGGCATGTTGAAGTGAGGGAGAGAAGGAGGAAGCAACTAAAACTTGTGAAGTCTTTTAGTTTTCGCCGCATGAATATGTCCTCAGAATGGAGCCAAGGAAATAAGAGTGCCCCTGAATTTTCTTCCGAACTACGTGAAAACACTCGTTCCTCTAATGAAGGAGAAATTGTGGAAGAATTGGAACATGAGGGT AAAACAGAGGCAACCTCGTCGAATGATCCACCTAGTGTTGTCTAA
- the LOC137814440 gene encoding probable E3 ubiquitin-protein ligase RHG1A yields MGHRHVYNTSPLFEGEPDQNWNHMHIDQHYVHLGRTSTSENGSFIYPTDNMSIDSISFPSHWNSSTRSNGYASSGLNLDVPPHQPDASGTSNDHFVHSSSAGAFFTVSDNHVLQPSSNYDRQTFHVDSGFVDLTMGSGQGPHKRKSPGICPVYERGSTSRYFNAGSSTDVPIPSELWQEKPNIDSQYIPWDHFTMTPSFRGTGLSIKGEGSLRNVRSRPALDLDSNPSRTHLSTNHSHNSYPTLPPVDHSSLVDVSGQTSATLTRDWSQMNISPANGRVLLPDTSAFGLDTSHFLGGSGATVSNASVDVGCFHHDFGTSRNPAPPLSFQNNQTQTARGIQSNYSQRSTPAIRASSSLRMGHVTSLDEGLPMVAESYSSRHPRPLSTHGWRNGDRNGRSRISSQRYRSLTEESGLAERFASEGILVVERGSVYASRNMLDQHREMRMDIDNMSYEDLLALGERIGSVNTGVSEDLFSKCLTETIYCSSEQSQDEGNCVICLEDYKNMDDVGTLKTCGHDYHVNCIKKWLSMKKLCPICKASALAEDTRDK; encoded by the exons ATGGGTCATAGGCACGTATATAACACATCTCCATTGTTCGAGGGTGAGCCTGACCAGAACTGGAATCATATGCACATTGATCAACACTATGTGCACCTTG GTAGAACTAGCACTTCAGAGAATGGTTCTTTTATTTATCCTACGGACAATATGTCTATAGATAGCATTTCTTTCCCCTCTCATTGGAACTCTTCCACAAGGTCAAATGGATATGCATCCTCAGGTCTCAACCTTGATGTACCTCCTCATCAGCCAGATGCATCAGGCACTTCTAATGATCATTTTGTGCATTCGTCTAGTGCTGGAGCGTTCTTTACGGTGTCCGATAATCACGTACTCCAACCTTCTTCCAATTATGACAGACAGACATTTCATGTTGATAGTGGTTTTGTTGATCTTACAATGGGAAGTGGTCAAGGGCCTCACAAGCGTAAGAGCCCTGGAATTTGTCCAGTCTATGAGAGAGGAAGTACAAGTAGATACTTCAATGCTGGAAGTTCAACTGATGTTCCTATACCTTCGGAATTATGGCAGGAGAAGCCAAATATTGATTCTCAATATATTCCCTGGGATCATTTTACTATGACACCATCATTCAGAGGTACTGGCCTTTCAATAAAGGGTGAGGGTTCTTTGCGGAATGTGAGGAGCCGCCCTGCACTTGATTTGGATTCCAATCCATCTAGAACCCATTTATCAACTAATCATTCACACAATTCGTACCCTACTCTCCCACCAGTAGACCATTCTAGTTTGGTGGATGTTTCTGGTCAGACTTCTGCTACATTGACAAGGGATTGGAGCCAAATGAACATATCTCCAGCTAATGGAAGGGTTTTATTACCAG ATACAAGTGCTTTTGGTCTTGACACAAGTCATTTCCTTGGTGGAAGTGGTGCTACTGTTAGCAATGCTTCTGTAGATGTTGGGTGCTTCCATCATGATTTTggtacaagcagaaatcctgcTCCCCCTCTAAGTTTTCAAAATAATCAAACTCAGACTGCTAGGGGAATTCAAAGCAACTATTCTCAGAGATCCACTCCAGCAATTAGGGCTTCTTCAAGCTTGCGCATGGGACATGTGACATCTTTGGATGAAGGATTGCCTATGGTAGCTGAAAGTTACTCTTCTAGACATCCAAGGCCATTGAGCACCCATGGCTGGCGGAATGGTGATAGAAATGGGAGATCAAGAATTTCAAGTCAAAGATATCGTTCGTTGACGGAGGAGAGTGGTCTCGCTGAACGATTTGCCTCGGAG GGTATCTTGGTTGTTGAGCGTGGATCGGTGTATGCTTCCAGGAATATGCTTGATCAGCACCGAGAAATGAGAATGGACATAGATAACATGAGTTACGAg GACCTACTTGCACTAGGTGAAAGGATTGGCAGTGTGAACACAGGGGTCTCTGAGGATTTGTTTTCCAAATGTTTGACGGAAACAATATATTGTTCATCTGAGCAAAGTCAAGACGAAGGAAACTGTGTAATATGTCTG GAAGATTACAAGAACATGGATGATGTTGGAACACTTAAAACTTGTGGACATGACTACCATGTGAACTGCATTAAAAAGTGGTTATCTATGAAGAAATTATGCCCTATCTGCAAAGCATCTGCTTTGGCTGAGGATACAAGGGATAAATAA